A window of Helicobacter pylori genomic DNA:
TAGATATAGGCGGAGGCACGACTGAAATTGGCGTGATTAGTTTGGGGGGGTTGGTGCTTTCTAAAAGCATTAGAGTGGCCGGGGATAAATTGGATCAAAGCATCGTGGAATACATCCGTAAAAAATTCAATTTATTGATAGGCGAGCGCACCGGCGAAGAGATTAAGATTGAAATCGGTTGCGCGGTCAAACTAGATCCACCCCTAACGATGGAAGTGTCAGGGAGGGATCAAGTGAGCGGGTTGTTGCACACGATTGAATTGAGCTCTGATGATGTGTTTGAAGCCATTAAAGATCAGATAAGAGAAATCTCTAGCGCTTTAAGGAGCGTGCTTGAAGAAGTGAAGCCGGATTTAGCCAGAGATATTGTGCAAAATGGCGTGGTGCTTACCGGCGGTGGGGCTTTGATTAAAGGATTAGACAAGTATTTAAGCGATATGGTTAAACTCCCTGTGTATGTGGGCGAAGAGCCTTTATTGGCGGTAGCCAAAGGCACAGGCGAAGCTATACAAGATTTGGATTTACTCAGCCGTGTGGGTTTTAGTGAATAATGCATGCGCTTTTATTTCAAATTCCTTTGGCTTTTAGGGATTTTTCTTATTTTTTATTTTTTAGACATTAAAGGCAGCTCTTCTTATATCAGCGACAGAGTTAAAAACGCCTTGATGAGCGCGAAAAACAGCTTATCAGATAACATTCAAGCGTATTTTTTTCAAGCCAAAAACATTAAAGAATTTCAAAAAGAACGCCTGGTTTTAGAAGCTTTAAAACTAGAAAACGCCGACTTGAAAGAGCGCTTAAATAGCGTGTATCCTTTAGAAAGTAAAGAGCCAAAAATGACTTATACCCCCACTTTTATGACTTCCTTTATCAGTTTGGAAGACACGCACAGCGTTTCTCTCAACCCTATTATCAATTTAGAAGAAAATAAGATTTATGGCCTTGTTTCTAACAATCAAGCCATAGGCATTGCGGTGCTAGAAAAAGGGCGTTTGAACGGGTTTTTGAACGCCCACAAGCGGTGCGCTTATAGCGTGATGGTAGGTAAAAATCAAGCGTTAGGTTTTATAGGGACGAATTTCAGGCAAGAGTTAGTCGTGGAGTTTATTGTCCCAAGCGCTGAAATCAATATAGGCGATCAAGTGCTAACAAGCGGGCTGGATGGGATTTTTGGAGCGGGGGTGTTTGTGGGCGAAGTTTTAAGTATTGAAGATCATTACACTTATAAAAGCGCGGTGTTGAAAAACGCTTTTTTAAGCAACGCTAAACTTTTAAGGCATGTGTTTTTGAGCGATGTGAAAAACTAGCACGGATAAAGGGGCAAATAAGCGCGTTTTTAACCCCTTTCAATTAAAGCTAATTTAAATTTTTAAGGTTAGAAAAAAATCTTTTAATTCCCTTTTTTGGATCCAGTAATCCCTATAACCCTCCGGTGGCACTTTATTGCTATTGTTATAAAATTTTAAAACCACTTTGATTTTGAAATGGGGATTATCTTTAGGGTTAAAAATCTTATCTTTAAAAAGTTTGTTATACCAATCTGCCTTACCCTCGTAAGCAGTGTATTCGATCCCTTTAGGGTCAATGAAGCAAATGATCTGCGTGTCGCCTTTTTGCAACCAAAAGATGAAATCAGGGAAAAATTTCCTTTCTGTAGCGCAGTTGTCTATATAAGGGATAAACAAATTGTCTAAATGTTCATCAATCTTACTGAACGCCCAAAAATCGTAGTTTTTTTGCAGCGTTTCTATCGTTTCAGTTTCTTGCAACTCTTTTAAAAAATCAATTTCGCTTTCTACTTTAACGACATGCTTAAGCCAGTCGCAGTTTTTGGCTTTAATGAGTGGGGTGTAGTAATGCTCTTTGAATTTTAACAGCTCTGCACCATCAAGTTTAAAAGCCTTATCTTGTTTGTGCTTGTCTGTATCATAAGGATCAATCTCGCCTTGCACGATTTTTATTCTTAAAGTTTCTTTGTCCAAAGGTGCATACTCTTTCACTTCTTGGATGGTTTTAACTAACGCTTCCTTTTTATCCGCCTTAACTTTAATCCTTTTAAAATGCACGATTTTTTCATTATCTAGGGCGTTAAATTCGTCTTTAGGCACTTTTTGATTAGGGTAGAGCTTGCCTTTAATTTCAGAAATCATGTAATCCAAATCCTTATAATGCCAGTTTAATTCTATCTTAAAGTGCTTTTTTTGTATCATGTCTTTTAACAGTGCGTAATCTTTAGGGTCATAAAATTCATGCTTTAAAATAAAATGTTTTTCGCTCATAAGATTAAAATACTCTTTTAAATCCTTAAAATTTTTTTCGCTCATTTTAAACGAAGTGCTTTTATCAAGTTTAAGAGCGTTGGTTTGTTCTTTCCGGTAGCAAGGCACGAATAAGGCGTGGTTTATGCGCGTTTTGTCTAATTTAATCTCACGCCAAGAACCTCTCTCGCTCCTATTGTCATTCTCTTTTTGGATCTTTAAAATCGTTTCAAGGCTTGCATGGTTAGTGGGTATGATAAAAAGCGTTTCTAACATTGCAGCGTTTGGTTTCAAGTCGTTTTTAATGGCTTCATCTATGTCTAAATACGCTAACCTTTGGCGTTGGTTTTTGACGCTTTCAATCCTCACGCCCCTACCAAAAGATTGTTGCACCAACTTTTTAGCCTCATCAAGCCCTATATTTAAAAATAAAATCACGCTAGGCCTTGTGCTATCCCAGCCGGTATCAAAAGAGCGAGACCCCACTAAAATATTGATACTGCTCTTATCAATCTGGCTGAAATAACTCTCTTCTTTATAGCTCAAATTCTTACTCACCACTTTCACGCTCTTTAATTTCTCATGAATCCATTCTGTAATATCGCCTATTTTAATCAAGCAAAAGACTTTGTCGCTAGTGTTGAGCTTGAAAGCGATTTCTTGCTTGTTGTTAGGGTTAATGATGACTTCAATACGCCCATTACTAGCATAAAAAATTTCTTCTTTTAGGCCTTTAAAATCCATATCGCTTAAACCCTCTTTAAAAATCTTAATTTTATAGTCTTTATCTTTGTCACCGCTAAAAAGAAATTCCGGATCCTCTAATTCCTCTAATAAATCGTCTTTAGCCTTTAAAAAATCGCTCTCATCGTCATTTTCAATCACGCGCACTAAAGTTTTGAAAAACATTTCCGCATCGCTGTTTTCCACATTCACAGAATGCGTGAACACGAGCATTAAAGGGTCATGAAAATAGCCTTCTGTTTTATAGCGTTTTTGCATGCCTAAAAGCAATAACCCCTTTAAAAGTGCGATTTCTTTTTCCCTATCGTTTAAATCTTTTAATTCCCTAAAAGAATTCAAGTTGTTTTTCTTCAATAAAATAGATTCTTTACCATAGCCAAGCTTCACCCACTCGCCCACGCTCAAATTATACACCGAAGTGATGAGATCGCTCTCTTCGGTGAAAGTGGCACTGAAATTGAATAAAAACCCCCTTTGAGACAGCAGACTAAAAATGGCTTGCCTTTTGCTCTCAGCCTTACTCCCCTTATGCGCTTCATCTAAAATCACATAATTTTCCCCATTATCCCAACGATCCTTATAGTTTAAAAGGTTTTCCTTGCTTTCTTCATCGCTCATTAAATCCGCGCGGTAATAAAAAAGAGCGATTTTTTTCATTCCTTTAAAACAATTGTTTGAAGCGTGATAAAAATCCTCATTCTCAACGCTTTTAAGGTTTTTGAAATCAATTTGTTTGGAATAGTCCTTACCCCGGTTGTATTTTTCAATTTCTTTTTCAAATTGTTTGATCAAATGCTCATTGGCGCTAAAAAACATGATATTTTTCTTAGGGATCAAACCCATTTCCATAGCCACGCCTAAAAGCTCTACAAGCTTGATAATGACAATCGTTTTACCGCTCCCTGTAGCCATGTAAAAAGCTAAGCGGTTGATAAAGTTTTCAAACTTCACGCAACCATTTTCCACTTTAAAAGAGTTTCTTAACAAATCGTTGAGTTTCTTTTTAGTGAAATCGCAGTTAGCGAACGAGTAATGCCTTTGATAAAAAGCGTAAAATTCTTTTTTATTTTCTTTAAAATCTTTAAAATAAGCGGTAAGCATTCTAAAAGCGTTGATCAAAGCTTGTTGTTGGTAATCTAAAAGCTCTTTATTACTATCAAAGCTTTTAAAGTCCAGCATTTCTAACGGATCGTTAATCTCGTTAATATTCAATTCCTCTTCAGCGAGTTTTTGAGCGACAAAAATTTCATTATTCCTTACTTCTTGTTTTTTCTTTGCCATTATTTTTCCTTACCAAATGAGCGCTTCTTTTAAGGCTTTTAAAATCTCTACTTCTTTATCATTCCCTTTAAATTTCACCACTTTTTCATTGAAAAACTCCACTCCAACGCCGTGTAAATTTTCTAAAGTTTCTTTAATATCCACGCCCATTTTTTCTAGTGCTTCTATATTGAGCGTGTAAGATTCGTTCTTACGCTCCACTAAATCGCTGTATTGTTCATCATACGCTAGGGGTTTGTCATTGTCTTCATACTTGATTTTTCTTAAAATCTCTTCATAGCTTTCCAATTCATAAACTTTGATTGCCCCACCTCCATTAAATCCTTTAAGCGCGCCGCTTTTAAAACCGCCTATAACCTTTTTAAGACGAGGCAAAATCACGCGCTCAAAATGCTCCCCCATTTCAATACCGATATACTTCCTCTTCAACTTGTGTGCTACCGCGCAAGTCGTCCCGCTCCCAGCGAAAAAATCGCACACGATAGAGTTTTCGTTACTGCTCGCTTTGATTATCCTTTCTAGCAATTTTTCCGGTTTTTGGGTTAAATTTTCATCACTTTTTACCCTTTCGGTTGAAGTAGAACCGATGATAGCTATATTCCATAAAGTATCTACATAACGCTCATGAGATAATTCATAAATAACCTTACCATTTTCATCTCTTGCTCTCATATTTTTACCATCCCGCCCTTCTCGTTTGCTTAAAAGGACTGGCTCGCTTCTTGGCTCTTTTTGTCTATAGAAAATATATTCTTCACCTTTAGAATAATTTAAAATTGTTTCGGTATTTTTAGCAAAACTATTACCACTGTTTGCCATTTTATTAGAGTAATACCATATAATTTCATTCCTAAAATTTTCTTTACCAAAAATATCATTAAGTAGCATACGCCCCAAATAATTCGCATTGTTATCCAAATGTAAATAGAAGCTTCCTTGATGGCTTAAAAAATCATAAGCGAGTTGCAAGCGGTTATGCATAAGGCTTAGCCATGTGCTATCTTGAAACCTGTCTATGTAAGCAAAATCGCTACCGGTATTAAAGGGCGGATCAATATAAATGCAATCAATGGCTTCTTTATAGCGGTTTTTAAGGGAGTTTAGGGCTTGGTAGTTTTCGCTTTTAATGAGCGTGCCATTGATTTCATTTTCATTGAATAAGCTTTTAACCTCTTCTTCTAAATCTTTAAAATAGAGAGTGTCTAGGGGCAAAAACTCGTTTTCTAAAAGGTTGTCTGCGATCTCTAAATTCAAGTCTTGCCATTCTTTAACTTGTTTGGGGTAGTTTGGGTGGCTTGTGATTTTATTCAAATCGTAGTTTTTAGCTTTGAGTCTGTCTAGGCTTACGATGAAATGCGAGTTTAACACAAAGCGGGGTTTGTTCCAGATCTTACAGAGTTCGTTTTCAAATTCGCTCACTAACACAATCACTTCTAAAGCCACTTCTTTAATGGTGTTGATTTCATCAAGGCGTTCTTTAGTAAAAACGCTGATTTCTTTAAAAAGGTATTCAAACAGATACAAATCCAATTGCTCTTTTAAAAACCCTAGCGCGTTTTTATGGATGAAATAATCCATGCTGCCTTGCTTTTTGAATTTCACCAACGCTTTTTTTAAAATTTCTTCATCAAGTTTGACGCCTTGATTGGAGCATTCTTTGAGGATTTCATTCGTTTTTGTTTGAGTCCCCTTGCTGCTGAGCGTAACGCTAAAATTTAAGGTGTTAGTTTTTGTGTCTGTATCTTTTAAATCAAAGACTAACTCTACTTTTTCATTATATTTTTTGCTTTCTAGTGAAGAAGCGTCAAAATTAAAAAGAATACCCTCTAATTCAAAGCAAAAATCCTTATAAATCGTTTCGCTTTTCACGTAATAGAGATCTTTAGTTTTATAAAATAAAGCGGTGTCTTTTTTAAGGGAGCATTTTTCATAATCGCTTTTAGTGTAAAGGCTGTCATAAAGGGGCGTGTCGTTGAAATAAATCCCTCCATTAGCGCTGAAATAACGCTTGAAAAAGCTATAGAGTTTGTCAAACAATTCTTCTTTGAGATCGTTGTTGTCTTGGCATTTTGAATCAATGAGTTTTTTTAATTCTTGTTTTTTATGGTGGTAATACCGGCTTTTAGCCTTCATGAGGTTGATCATGCCATTTTTCATTGCTCTAGGGCTAGAATCTAAAAGGCTTTCTGGCTGGTCTTCAATCTTAACGCCTATGAAAAGGTTTTCTAAAACTTCATAAAATTTAGCTTCGTTTGTTTTCATTATCACGCTCCTTAAAATATGAAAGGGTATTATAACGATGATTATCTTATTAAAAGTTTAGCATCCATGTTGCAGAGCGTTAATCAGATTGGCTTATTGAATATTTTAGATTACCTTGACTGACTCATTTTTTTAAAATACCCCCATTTCATTGTAAAATTCTTTCATGTGAAATTTATTAAGTTTTTAATAAAAGGTAAAAATAAGATTGAATATCAATAAAGTGTTTTATCATAGCAGCACTAACATGCATGAAGCGCTAGATAATAGCGTGGATTTAATCATCACAAGCCCGCCTTATTTCAACATTAAAGATTACACGAAAAATGGCACACAAGATTTACAGCATTCAACCCAACATGTTGAAGATTTAGGGGCGTTGGAAAAATATGAAGATTACCTTTTAGGTCTTTTAAAAGTTTGGCATGAATGTTATAGGGCGCTAAAACCCAATGGTAAGCTATGCATTAATGTGCCTTTAATGCCTATGCTTAAAAAGGTTTTAAACACGCACTATAACCGCCATATTTTTGATTTGCATGCTGATATCCAACACTCTATTTTGCATGATTTAAACAACATGCTAGAAAACAAGCCTAAAATATTTTTATTAGATGTCTATATTTGGAAACGCACAAATCCTACTAAAAGATTGATGTTTGGGAGCTACCCTTATCCTAGAAATTTTTATGCACAAAATACTATAGAATTTATTGGCGTGTTTGTCAAAGACGGCAAGCCCAAACAACCCACAGAAGTGCAAAAAGAGCAAAGCCAATTGACTCAAGAGGAGTGGCTGGAATTTACCAAACAAATTTGGGAAATCCCAATCCCTAATAAAAACGATCTTGCTTTTGGTAAGCATGCGGCTTTAATGCCGGCTGAATTGGCAAGGCGTTTGATTAGATTGTATAGTTGCGTGGGCGATGTGGTGCTAGATCCATTTAGCGGGAGCGGGACAACCTTAAGAGAAGCAAAACTTTTGAAAAGGAATTTTATAGGTTATGAACTCTATGAAAATTATAAGCCCTTGATTGAGCAAAAATTAGGAAACTTGTTTGATTTTGAATAAGATTTATATAGAAGATGTTTTCACATTTTTAGACAAACTGGAAGATAAAAGCGTTGATTTAGCCATTATTGACCCTCCTTACAATCTCAAAATTGCTTCATGGGATAGTTTTAAAAATGACGAAGAATTTTTAACATTTTCTTACGCTTGGATTGATAAAATGCTGCCCAAAATCAAAGACATAGGGAGTTTTTATCTCTTTAATACCCCCTTTAATTGCGCTTTATTTTTAGCGTATTTATGTCAAAAAAAAGTGCATTTTTTAAACTTTATCACTTGGGTCAAAAAAGATGGGTTTGCTAACGCCAAAAAGCGTTATAACCACGCGCAAGAAAGCATTTTATTTTATAGCATGCATAAGAAAAATTACACTTTTAATGCCGATGAAGTTCGCATTGCTTATGAATCCACTGAACGCATCAAACACGCTCAAAGCAAAGGGATTTTAAAGAACAACAAACGCTGGTTCCCTAACCCTAAGGGCAAATTATGCCTTGATGTGTGGGAGATCACTTCACAAAGGCATGTTGAAAAAGAGAATGGCAAAATCCTTAAGCCCAAACACCCTAGCATTAAGCCCAAAATTCTCATTGAACGCATGATAAAGGCTAGCTCTAATGAAAACGATTTGATTTTAGACTTATTTAGCGGCAGTGGCATGACTAGCTTAGTAGCTAAAAGTTTGGGGCGTAATTTTATAGGGTGTGAAACCCATGCTGAATATGTGCATGAGAATTTGGAAATGTTTAGGCATAATGAATACAAATAAAAAGGATATTTAACATGCCAAAAATAGAAGAAATTTTGCAAGAAATCACACAGCTTGATCCTAGTAAAGAGTGTTTGAAATTTTTAGTTAATCGCATAAAAGCCCTGATTATAGGGGCTTGCACTTATCCCAACACAACCGTTACGATCAAAATAAAATTAAAATTATTATTCAAGCTATTTTTAATGAAGTGGGAGAGGATTTTTTACAAATTCGCACTACCGACATGAGCAAACGCCCTAGCAATATAGCAAGCGAAGAGGTTTATGCAAAAGTGGTAGATAATATCTGCAAGTCTGAAATAGCTCAAGATAATTTAGGAAAAAAGAATCAAGTAACCCAAGATAGTTTGAGGAAAAATCTTTTCGTAGATATGCATAGAATGGGGTTGATTGAACGCTACAATAAAAATAAAAAACTTATAGATCCCTATATTCAAAGCAATATCAAATATATTAATCTAACTCCCTTAGCCATAGAGTTTTTAAACGCGCAAGATTTGTTAAGAAAAAATTTTTGTTACACGCAAGCTTTAGAAAATCTTTTAAAAGGTTTTGGGGCAGAATGCAGAGAGGTAATGATAGAGCTTGATCATCATTATTTAGACATTGAAGAAATGATGTTTTTTGTTACATTTTTAAATATTGAAAATTTTACTAGAAATGAAATTATAGAGCATGTTAAAGAATATAGGAGTTTAAGCCGTATCCAAAAAGAAAAATTAAAAGAGTTAGTGCAAAATTATTGCAACCCTAATTGTTTTGGTGGGAACAAGTTAGATAAAAGAGATTATCATAATTGGAAAAATCAAGCCCAACAAATTTTTAGCTTGCTAGAACAAAGCGTGTTTTTTGAAACCAATAAAGAGAGGCTTATTTTAAAAACGCTTAATAGAGAATACAAACAAAACGATAAAAAGCTCAAACGCTCCATTAAAGAAAAAGCCCTGTATTTTGAAAAACATGGCGTAAAAAAAGAAAAAGGCTTTGAGTTGCACCATATTGTGCCTTTGTGTTTGGCTCGCTCTATAGAAGAATTTGATCTTTTGGATAAATGGGAAAATTTAATCTATATTGATGCTTTTAACCATGCAAAAATATCTCAAACGCAAAATAAACACATTTGTTTGTATTTTAAAAATTGCGATGTGATTTTATCTAAAGGCTTCAAAGAAGAACAAGAAAGCCTTTATTTGACTTACATTGAAAATGTATCATATAAACTTGATTTACAAAATACCATGCTGAAATACAATAAAGATTTATTGCATTCTAAAAACGGCTGATAAAATAAAGCGGTGTCTTTTTTAAGGGAGCGTTTTTCATCATCGCTTTTGGTATAAAGGCTATAGAATTAGCGCTACAATACCCCCATGCAAAAAAAGATTTTTTTACTAGAAGACGATTACCTTTTGAGCGAGAGCGTTAAGGAATTTTTAGAGCATTTGGGCTATGAAGTGTTTTGCGCTTTTAACGGGAAAGAGGCTTATGAAAGGCTTTCGGTGGAGCGTTTTAACCTCTTGCTTTTAGATGTGCAAGTGCCTGAAATGAATAGCTTGGAATTGTTTAAACGCATCAAAAACGATTTTTTAATCTCTGCACCTGTGATTTTTATCACCGCCTTGCAAGATAATACCACTTTAAAAAACGCTTTTAATTTAGGGGCGAGCGATTATTTGAAAAAGCCTTTTGATTTGGACGAATTAGAAGCGCGCATTAAAAGATTTTTCAATGATGATCCTATAGAAATTGCACCTGATGTTTTTTATTCCCAGCATTCTTTGAATATTAAGGGGAAAAAAGAAATCCTAGCGCCTAAAACCGCTCAACTTTTAGAGTATTTTTTAGAGCATAAGGGGCAAATCATCAGCTCTCAAGTGT
This region includes:
- a CDS encoding site-specific DNA-methyltransferase — translated: MKTNEAKFYEVLENLFIGVKIEDQPESLLDSSPRAMKNGMINLMKAKSRYYHHKKQELKKLIDSKCQDNNDLKEELFDKLYSFFKRYFSANGGIYFNDTPLYDSLYTKSDYEKCSLKKDTALFYKTKDLYYVKSETIYKDFCFELEGILFNFDASSLESKKYNEKVELVFDLKDTDTKTNTLNFSVTLSSKGTQTKTNEILKECSNQGVKLDEEILKKALVKFKKQGSMDYFIHKNALGFLKEQLDLYLFEYLFKEISVFTKERLDEINTIKEVALEVIVLVSEFENELCKIWNKPRFVLNSHFIVSLDRLKAKNYDLNKITSHPNYPKQVKEWQDLNLEIADNLLENEFLPLDTLYFKDLEEEVKSLFNENEINGTLIKSENYQALNSLKNRYKEAIDCIYIDPPFNTGSDFAYIDRFQDSTWLSLMHNRLQLAYDFLSHQGSFYLHLDNNANYLGRMLLNDIFGKENFRNEIIWYYSNKMANSGNSFAKNTETILNYSKGEEYIFYRQKEPRSEPVLLSKREGRDGKNMRARDENGKVIYELSHERYVDTLWNIAIIGSTSTERVKSDENLTQKPEKLLERIIKASSNENSIVCDFFAGSGTTCAVAHKLKRKYIGIEMGEHFERVILPRLKKVIGGFKSGALKGFNGGGAIKVYELESYEEILRKIKYEDNDKPLAYDEQYSDLVERKNESYTLNIEALEKMGVDIKETLENLHGVGVEFFNEKVVKFKGNDKEVEILKALKEALIW
- the crdR gene encoding copper response regulator transcription factor CrdR yields the protein MQKKIFLLEDDYLLSESVKEFLEHLGYEVFCAFNGKEAYERLSVERFNLLLLDVQVPEMNSLELFKRIKNDFLISAPVIFITALQDNTTLKNAFNLGASDYLKKPFDLDELEARIKRFFNDDPIEIAPDVFYSQHSLNIKGKKEILAPKTAQLLEYFLEHKGQIISSQVLENNLWDQAIDDSTLRTYIKVLRKLLGKNCIETHKGVGYRFNPL
- a CDS encoding rod shape-determining protein; this translates as MIFSKLIGLFSHDIAIDLGTANTIVLVKGHGIIINEPSIVAVRMGLFDSKAYDILAVGSEAKEMLGKTPNSIRAIRPMKDGVIADYDITAKMIRYFIEKAHKRKTWIRPRIMVCVPYGLTSVERNAVKESALSAGAREVFLIEEPMAAAIGAGLPVKEPQGSLIVDIGGGTTEIGVISLGGLVLSKSIRVAGDKLDQSIVEYIRKKFNLLIGERTGEEIKIEIGCAVKLDPPLTMEVSGRDQVSGLLHTIELSSDDVFEAIKDQIREISSALRSVLEEVKPDLARDIVQNGVVLTGGGALIKGLDKYLSDMVKLPVYVGEEPLLAVAKGTGEAIQDLDLLSRVGFSE
- the mreC gene encoding rod shape-determining protein MreC gives rise to the protein MRFYFKFLWLLGIFLIFYFLDIKGSSSYISDRVKNALMSAKNSLSDNIQAYFFQAKNIKEFQKERLVLEALKLENADLKERLNSVYPLESKEPKMTYTPTFMTSFISLEDTHSVSLNPIINLEENKIYGLVSNNQAIGIAVLEKGRLNGFLNAHKRCAYSVMVGKNQALGFIGTNFRQELVVEFIVPSAEINIGDQVLTSGLDGIFGAGVFVGEVLSIEDHYTYKSAVLKNAFLSNAKLLRHVFLSDVKN
- a CDS encoding site-specific DNA-methyltransferase gives rise to the protein MILNKIYIEDVFTFLDKLEDKSVDLAIIDPPYNLKIASWDSFKNDEEFLTFSYAWIDKMLPKIKDIGSFYLFNTPFNCALFLAYLCQKKVHFLNFITWVKKDGFANAKKRYNHAQESILFYSMHKKNYTFNADEVRIAYESTERIKHAQSKGILKNNKRWFPNPKGKLCLDVWEITSQRHVEKENGKILKPKHPSIKPKILIERMIKASSNENDLILDLFSGSGMTSLVAKSLGRNFIGCETHAEYVHENLEMFRHNEYK
- a CDS encoding DEAD/DEAH box helicase family protein, which codes for MAKKKQEVRNNEIFVAQKLAEEELNINEINDPLEMLDFKSFDSNKELLDYQQQALINAFRMLTAYFKDFKENKKEFYAFYQRHYSFANCDFTKKKLNDLLRNSFKVENGCVKFENFINRLAFYMATGSGKTIVIIKLVELLGVAMEMGLIPKKNIMFFSANEHLIKQFEKEIEKYNRGKDYSKQIDFKNLKSVENEDFYHASNNCFKGMKKIALFYYRADLMSDEESKENLLNYKDRWDNGENYVILDEAHKGSKAESKRQAIFSLLSQRGFLFNFSATFTEESDLITSVYNLSVGEWVKLGYGKESILLKKNNLNSFRELKDLNDREKEIALLKGLLLLGMQKRYKTEGYFHDPLMLVFTHSVNVENSDAEMFFKTLVRVIENDDESDFLKAKDDLLEELEDPEFLFSGDKDKDYKIKIFKEGLSDMDFKGLKEEIFYASNGRIEVIINPNNKQEIAFKLNTSDKVFCLIKIGDITEWIHEKLKSVKVVSKNLSYKEESYFSQIDKSSINILVGSRSFDTGWDSTRPSVILFLNIGLDEAKKLVQQSFGRGVRIESVKNQRQRLAYLDIDEAIKNDLKPNAAMLETLFIIPTNHASLETILKIQKENDNRSERGSWREIKLDKTRINHALFVPCYRKEQTNALKLDKSTSFKMSEKNFKDLKEYFNLMSEKHFILKHEFYDPKDYALLKDMIQKKHFKIELNWHYKDLDYMISEIKGKLYPNQKVPKDEFNALDNEKIVHFKRIKVKADKKEALVKTIQEVKEYAPLDKETLRIKIVQGEIDPYDTDKHKQDKAFKLDGAELLKFKEHYYTPLIKAKNCDWLKHVVKVESEIDFLKELQETETIETLQKNYDFWAFSKIDEHLDNLFIPYIDNCATERKFFPDFIFWLQKGDTQIICFIDPKGIEYTAYEGKADWYNKLFKDKIFNPKDNPHFKIKVVLKFYNNSNKVPPEGYRDYWIQKRELKDFFLTLKI
- a CDS encoding site-specific DNA-methyltransferase, which encodes MNINKVFYHSSTNMHEALDNSVDLIITSPPYFNIKDYTKNGTQDLQHSTQHVEDLGALEKYEDYLLGLLKVWHECYRALKPNGKLCINVPLMPMLKKVLNTHYNRHIFDLHADIQHSILHDLNNMLENKPKIFLLDVYIWKRTNPTKRLMFGSYPYPRNFYAQNTIEFIGVFVKDGKPKQPTEVQKEQSQLTQEEWLEFTKQIWEIPIPNKNDLAFGKHAALMPAELARRLIRLYSCVGDVVLDPFSGSGTTLREAKLLKRNFIGYELYENYKPLIEQKLGNLFDFE